The DNA window tttttcatcaaaataaaacagaaataaaatattaacagaAATAGAGTTTTGGCTAAGATTaagataaatttgatttttaattgttttaaaggcaaaataaaaatatttggtcCAATAATACTTAGAGATtagaataaatttgatttttggttcttttaaaggcaaaataaaagtatttggTGAGATTCTTGGAGAGATTATGAGGGCGCTGTTCAATttttagggtgtgtttggtattgcggttgctgttgtggttgtggttttaaaaaaattgttttataaaaagtacttttagttgaggttggtttggaaaaatatatgtttggttaaaactgtggttaaaattgaggttgaacaaaaagtagtttaatgtgtttgattaaaaaaatgcttttcaaattgaggttataaaataattaaaaaatatttttaatttaaatattgtagatttaactactattattacatcatgaaataaataatattgatatcaaatattttttattattccattaaactatatgcaatgtcatcacatacgaaatctatccaacaataactatatttttcatggtttcttaagcacgcaacaacaaaaactgaattttttgttacgtcatcaagcgatctccttctaatttttttaataaaacacaattaaaataaaaataaaaactgaattttttttaactgggtcggactcggcaagaacataattggaattgcgatcaaattctacaaatgctacgtcatcatgtgatatccttctaatttatgtagtgttattaaataatattaaatactagtttttcgagtaaaactcaatttttttaaaaatattttacaatttcattatgtACAAAATTTATTCGAcaaaaactacagttttcatgattttttgagcatgcaataaaattaattaaaatattatcatgaataaaattgagattacagtacgagtaaatttaattcaccttaaactaatttttcaaaaaaacaaaaaaaaatattgttcacgttcacgttcacgtgaatagtgcgaGTAAAATCACTTAACTTTTCCtggtttttcagaaaaaaaaaaactaaacttttcctggttttttttttattttaaaaaaactgatttaaatttaagtgaacagtgcgagtgcaCAGTgaagcatggctccactgttcactgaacagtggagccatgctccactattACAGCTTCCTACCTCAGGAGAAGCAGCCAAATGCTGCTTCTCTAAAACCTGcggtttcattttaatttgtagtGGGTCCTAccagtgaaaaacattttttttctcttaccaAACGATATTATGTGTGGCTGCGAGTGAACCTCACCCGTAGCCACGTTACCAAACGGCCACTTAGAGTAAAAGGATTTGATTTGGGACAAAGCTTAGACAACTACCTTGCCACACTCTGAAGTCTCAAGGACGATAAAATTAAAGTATGTTATTTTACCAAAAAGCCCTTCATTTTCCTATTTAGCTTCTTCCTCTCCTTGCATTTTATTACAGTACAATGCCCAAAACTGCCACCACATCTACCGTTGCCTTGCTTCATCAGTCATTTACTTGCACGGCTTTCTTACCCCTTTTAGAACAAGAGTCTTTGTTTTTCATGGAACTCCAGCAAACAAAAATTTGCTGCGAAAATCATGTAGCTCGTCAAAATTGCATTAGCTTAATACAGCAAAAAAAGGTTTAGTCATTCTGATAAAATACAAAACCTGGAACATTATAAAATTGGTACCCAGAAGAggctaaaaataaatgatatgttgtatctattaaaaataaataaatccagaACTGGTACAAATAGATTAGAGACAAACTCAAAAGTTGCTGTAAATTCAAGCATCTGCAACCAGCTGAGTAGTTTCAGATTCCTCAACCTTGCTAGCTCCATTAAGCTGCAGGTCATCAACATTGATCTTGTTTTCTTGCACTGAAGAGCCTTTTTCGGCTTCCATGCGAACCGAAAGCCTTTCTAGCAATTCTTGGCAGTCAATTGCTGTGACCATCACATTCAAATTGGATCTACCCTTCCAGCAGCCAATGGCTATTGTTGACGCATCCACCTTGGTAGGATCCAACATGGTTTTGCTGTCTGCAAACAAAGACGATGGGGTAAATACACATTCATACACTGATAACACGAACATGGTAGGAACTGCTACATACCTCGCATGACTATTACACAACAACCCATCATTAGCTTTGATGCCTTCTCGCCAAACTCAGCATCAACAAAGTCAGCAAACTTTATTGCTTTATACTGCAAAAGATGCTTGAAATCTACCGAGGATGCATATAGGATCTGATTAGTGATGTGTGGAAGAATCACCGGCAATCCTTCTGATGATATCCTGAATGAACAGGGGGTAGAGGTACCTTCTCTTGAAGTTTGTCGCTCCTTTAAAAAAAGAGGGCAGaatcaaatcaagaaatgaACAATTCTTTGTTAAATAAAGCCTAGGCAACCACCTTTTTTGGGTAAAAAGAAACATATAGTAGAACTGGTGGTGGTAGTTATTTTTGACTGACTTGATCTATTAGCACAAGTTTTGGCAATTGATGCATCTACTGTTTTCTAGCAACGTAGCTCATGGCAGAGGGTTGTAGCCTGGTAGCTAAGAAACTTTGGAGTATGTCAACCAATATGGAAAGAGCACTCACAGGCCAAAGGATGGGAGGGAATGGGGAAAAAGCTATGATTGcggcttttgaaaaaaaaaatataacaaaaaaataatgtctaaATAGCATGTAGATTACTTACAAACATCTTCAGGCCGATAGAAGCAATCTTAAGTTGCTGACCAACACGGAAATTCAACCCAAGAACATCCTTAACTGACTTTGAGACATAGTAAATTCTCTTCACATGGTTCTTATCACTATTTCTTGAGATTAAGTGGCCATCAAAAGGAAATGACTCATCAATCCCATAGAACATTTTTATGCTATTGATAATAGATTCAtctttaaagaaaagaacaggGTCAACCCCTTTCCATTTGCCTTGAAGTTGCAACTTTCTCTTCCCCACAGCCTTCCCAGAATCAGTTTCCCCATTAACCAGTGCTTTGGTTTCCTCTGAATCTTGGTTAGATATATTAGAAGGATCAGGTTCCATATCAGCTTCATCTGGCTCATCAACAATTAAATCTGCCTCTGTGGCTGCTTCAGAAATTTTTTCTACTGCGACATCTCTGGAGTCTGGCTCCAGCCCACTATTATCTTCAGTAACCTGATCCAATAATTTTCCTTGCAGTTCAGGATTCTTTTTGAACAAATTCCTTTTCTTACAGGGTTTCTCCTGAATGGCTGCAGGGAAATCATGAAGTAGATATAACATTATAAACGCCTAACATGCAAAACATAAGAATGAAGTGACAGAGACATCCTCAAAAATAGATCTGAATCAACATTTATTTCAAGTACTAATTCAGCATTTTGTAAGTGGGAGATGAAATGAAAGTGGTAATGAGCAACGGGGCAACATCTCTagaacacgaaaaaaaaaagggggggggtgGTTATAAGCAGTAACCAATGAATACTGGTTACAAGGTTCAACTGCTTAGATTCTTCATAATAGTATGATGCATCAATAATGCTTAAATTCACCTGGTAAAGGAGAGAGTTTCTGGAGGACAGCAATGAAAAAGGCCCCACTGTTCTGATCATGAGGCACTATCCTCATACAACGTTCCAGGGGGAGATCAGAAACTTCCTCAATCAAATCTTCGGTAGAAGCATCTTCTGTTGGCTGAATCCCATCTTCAGAAATTGCATTTTCACCATTCTCGTGCTCAAGATCCTTGTTGGCCGGGGCAACATAGCTTTTGCCTGAAGGAAACATGCTGGGAAGTATATGGTATCTCTGGAATTTGGAGACGTCTTTGTGGGAAGCTAACCAGAGATCTTTGTCACGTACCTGCAGAACcaataaacataaattatgtcttataaaattaagaaattgaaagCAGATCCCATTTCATAACACCATACAGAATTTTTTCCTAGCAGGGCAAAAGCCAGCCAAACTGATATTCAACCAAACACAACTATGCCTTTGGTAGAGTGAACATCAgacaaaacacaaaccaaaagaTGGATATCTTTCTGGGATGGTGACAGTATTTGATagcattaaaatataaaatcttaatccaacataaaaaaacaaaggaaatatCAGAAACTCCTCTAAACTTCCTGTCAAAACAACTCAATTTAAATGTTCATTTGGTTCAACTATTCTCTAAAGGAGACCAATCATTCTATTGACAACATCCAAAGCGAGTTGAATATGCTAAACATCAGAATgtctgagaatttttttttttttttttttggggggggtcATCATATTGTGGAAATGAAGTAGCATTGCcagaaagattaaataaaaaaaaaaggcagcatTGCCAGAGGAACTATGCAAAAATCTTTTCAACATCCGTGTTACTAGCCTGTTAAGGCTTCAATAGAAAATGGACTTGGCAGAAATAACATACCTTCCATTTTCTGACACCAGGCCGACGAACAAGTTGAGGAAGTTCACTGGAGACGTCAACAAGTTCAACAGACCCTCCACATTTCCGTAGAATCTTAGGAAAAACAGACATAGGCACCAAAATTAAGcaagatttagaattattgtttttttttttgaaaagtcaaAGATGTCTAATGGTGATATACTTGTGAATGGGTATTAGATTACCTCAGCAACAACAGCCTCATCCTCAACTGGATTCATTGAGCAAGTTGAGTACACCATTCTTCCACCAACTTTGAGCAATGATAGGCCTGTGCATCACAATATAATGTATATTAAATCTAGCTAGTTTGCACCTCTACTGAAACAAATCTGGGCAAAATCCAAGAGTGAATGACTGACTCCACTAATGCAGAAATAGGGGGGAGCAGAATTCTTTCAGCTCCTCAAATCCACATTTAATCATCATAAACATTTGGAGTGAAGCCAAAACCACAATCCAGTATACTTACACTTTCTAATGTACCATGCTTAATACAAGATGGATCATATTTCATTCaaacgagaaaaaaataagtagatTAGAAGCTTGACAATATGCCTGTCTTTATCAGCAAAATGCTGAAATTATGGATCCAGCAGAAAACatgcaaggaatgaaattgaacgATCCCTTATTATCCCATGTTGAACTGCAGCTACTACATGAAGTTCAAGGCATCAAGAAAGACCCATCATGGATTTCATTGTCCACATCGATGCATACTATAATGTGAGCCAGCTAAATGTTAGTTGGTGATTTTTGGAGGGCCATTGCCAATAAGGGTTGCCCATATGCTTTCTGAGCCAGAAACGAATTGTTCCAGGTCAAGGAACAAGCAACCACGGTATAAAAGAATTACTTGCTGTAGTATGTAGGTAAATTTCTGTTGTTCTTATGTGAGAACATTGCAACATGAAATAGAGATGATTTGCTACATTGCATCAACCTTAAGGTGGAGGCTAAAATACTTCGTTTGAGAGTTTATGTCTAGAGTTATGAACAGACTCTTGAGCAGGAGAGCATCACAATTTCTGCAATTTCCTAAAAAAAGTGTGTTTAGGTAAATTTTCTAGACAATAACAAACTTTAAgagccttatttttatttttctaaagttCAAATTAGTTTGTAGCAGTCCTTTAATGGCAACAGAGAGTTCCAAGACTTTCTATTAGCATATTGTTAAACTTTGGGAAATAGAATTGTGTATTTTGGCAACAGCAGGGCATGCTGCCCTATATTTTCACACCTATTATTCCATCTATCTCTGAGTATAGAAACCACAGCACCCAATCCACAGTCGTAAAAGCCAACAAATTGTGATTTCTCATTTTCATCAATCCCAAGTTTTACCACATTACTGTACTAGACACCAGCATCATtccatttcctttttctcttcaattcactAAGCAAATACTTGCTAGGAACCTAATTCTGCAGCTACCATAAACTTCAAGAAACCAAAGTCTTCAAATCTAAGCTTCCTGTTGCCCTTAAATCTCACTCAATCTAGATGCTATTTAAATCACAAGCCCTTTATCAGCTCTTCTGAAAGTCAAAGCCTTGAAATCACAGATTGTCTAGCTATAGCacgaaaaaataacaaaagtggGCAGACTAGACAACCCTGTCCGACATCAAGAGAAGCCTTTGGGATTAGAAATTGACAACTATCAACCAATAACCTGTCAGGACATAATCATATGGAAGACTAGTGCTTCCTTTGGCAATACACTGATGATTATTAATCTTAGAGCAGAAAATTTGAAATGACATGCTATTTATGATCAACATAATATCAGCCAAAAAGGGCCTAAAAGCTAAGGTTTTCAATTCGTAAAGAAATGTCAATTCAAGGTTTTTCATTAAGGTACCTCGCATCGCTATCTGAATTTGTAGACTATGGAGCCCATTGCCCATCCCTGGATTCCTGTATTAGAggggaaaacaaatataatccACTCTGAATGCtcgaaaaacataaaaatgagaAAGTACACAAGACTTCCAACCATTTCCTCCACATATCTGGAGCCTTGCGGAGGGTACCATCTCCACTACAGGGAACATCACATAACACTCGATCAAAGAGAAGCTGACTAATCTGTGGCTCGATTTCCATTTCAGAAGCTTTAGAGCCATTTTTGTCTGCACGGCACCCAGGGAAGTGTTGGGCTTCATTATTTGTGACTATCAAGTTGGCAGTGCACATTCTTTTTGTTTGATGGATGAGAAGATTACATCTCTGGACATCCAGATCATTTGCCATAACCTAGACAAGTAAATTAATATTGGTAATGGTGAATCAATTTCATATTCTAACATtacaatgaaataaatgaaacaaatcAACTAGGAATACAATTCAAGGTAAAGAGACGattaagcaaaataaaacaaatagatgaAGACAATAATAGAATAGAGCAGAGTGtgaaacaagaaaaagtaaCAAACCATTCCATCAGGAAGTGATCCTGACTTTGTTGATTGGTATATAATCTCCAGCAACTGAAATGTTTTTGAACCTGGTGCAGCACACACTGCATACAAGGAAAGAGAGCAGTGAGGAAATACTACAAGGTATTGGATATTTTCCATGACATGCAACCCATTTCAACTTTATAAGAAAACTAAGGGGTGAAGGGGAGATACATATGTCTGCTACTAGAAACTTTAGAAAGTAAACCATTAGGATATCAATGTTTTTTGGTAAGAAAGCTGCTGTTATAAATACATCGAGCTAATTTAGATAAAGAGATGATGAGTCACTTGTATTGCCAaaggaataaaataaagaaaagaattagaATGCACTATAGGTAACTTACTATCAAATACAAAATGATCCGG is part of the Populus trichocarpa isolate Nisqually-1 chromosome 7, P.trichocarpa_v4.1, whole genome shotgun sequence genome and encodes:
- the LOC7490197 gene encoding uncharacterized protein LOC7490197, which translates into the protein MGGRGRGSRSRTQRKHFRDGRENVWKRPKSDSASSDPNSNNNSENKTHWQPFATQNPAFDEYYKEQGIVTAEEWDTFVEVLRTPLPAAFRINSSSQFCEDIKSQLENDFMNSLKAETTDGGEVEAIRPLPWYPDNLAWHSNFSRMQLRKNQTLERFHEFLKLENEIGNITRQEAVSMVPPLFLDVRPDHFVFDMCAAPGSKTFQLLEIIYQSTKSGSLPDGMVMANDLDVQRCNLLIHQTKRMCTANLIVTNNEAQHFPGCRADKNGSKASEMEIEPQISQLLFDRVLCDVPCSGDGTLRKAPDMWRKWNPGMGNGLHSLQIQIAMRGLSLLKVGGRMVYSTCSMNPVEDEAVVAEILRKCGGSVELVDVSSELPQLVRRPGVRKWKVRDKDLWLASHKDVSKFQRYHILPSMFPSGKSYVAPANKDLEHENGENAISEDGIQPTEDASTEDLIEEVSDLPLERCMRIVPHDQNSGAFFIAVLQKLSPLPAIQEKPCKKRNLFKKNPELQGKLLDQVTEDNSGLEPDSRDVAVEKISEAATEADLIVDEPDEADMEPDPSNISNQDSEETKALVNGETDSGKAVGKRKLQLQGKWKGVDPVLFFKDESIINSIKMFYGIDESFPFDGHLISRNSDKNHVKRIYYVSKSVKDVLGLNFRVGQQLKIASIGLKMFERQTSREGTSTPCSFRISSEGLPVILPHITNQILYASSVDFKHLLQYKAIKFADFVDAEFGEKASKLMMGCCVIVMRDSKTMLDPTKVDASTIAIGCWKGRSNLNVMVTAIDCQELLERLSVRMEAEKGSSVQENKINVDDLQLNGASKVEESETTQLVADA